The genomic window TTTACATTCAGTAAATTGTTAAGATATTCGAAATCGGAGTCTATATAATTTTTATTATACTTATCCATTGCCTTTATTCCTTCAGGGGTAATAAGCGCACGAGCAGCATTGATGAATAAGAAATTGATAGAAGAATATATTTTTTTATCTGTTTCTATATAGATAATAGCATCCAAAGGACTTACCCTTATATTATCAGCGGTAATTTTGCTGCTTATTTTGAGATATTCAAACTGAGGATGAATGTATACTTTTTCATAAAAAGTAACAGGATCGTGTACGTTTTCACCTACATCTATAGGTTTGTTATCATTAGGCTTTTGTAGTTGGATACTGTCTTTTCCTTCCGTGTTTTGTTCTACGGTTTTTCTTGTTTTACACGAAAATAAAACGAGAAGAATAAGTATTGATAAGATCCATTTGTTCATATTCAAATTTAAATAAATGCTTTGCAATATTAACGCCAAACCACACAAAACATTTTGTGTGGTTTGGCTATCTTGTTAAATCAGAGTAATTATTTAGACAAAAAATCCAGTACGGAATAATCTCCTAGTGAAATTTCTCTCGCAACCCCGAAATACTGAGCTGAATTTCCGATCATCGAATTGGAAAGATTACCATGATTAATTCTGGTGTTCTCCTGAATCAATGAATTTTCGATGTTGGAATTGACTACAACCGTATTGTTTCCTAAAGAAACTCCAGGACCCACTTTAGAGTTTGAAATTTTTACATTTTCACCAATAAAACATGGCTGAATAATCAAAGAATTCTCTATCTGTGCAGAAGCCGGAAAATGAGACATTTCTTCTTTTTCGTATTCTAAAATTTTGCTGTTGGTTTCTACCGTAGCATTTTTGTTTCCGCAATCCATCCAGTCATTTACTTTTCCTAATGTAAACTTTGCACCTTTGGCTCTCAGGTTTTCCAATGCTGTTGTTAATTGATATTCCCCGCCGTTTTTAATATCATTATCCATGATATAATTAATTTCATTCATCAGTTTTTCGGCACTGTTGAAATAATAGATACCAATAATAGCCAGGTCTGAAACGAAGGTTGTCGGTTTTTCTACAAAATCTGTAATAAATCCATAGTTATCTAATTTTACAACCCCAAAAGCAGAAGGATCCTCTACACTTTTTACCCAGATCACGCCATCCGCATTTTTATCTAATTGAAAATCTGCACGGAAAAGCGTGTCTGCATATGCGACAACAACATTTCCTGTCATAGATGCTTCGGCACATTTTAAAGAATGTGCTGTTCCCAACGGATCCAGCTGGTGATATATGCTTCCTTTTGCTCCTAGTTTTTCTGCAATTTGTAACAGAGATTTTTCAATCTCAGGACCAAAATCTCCGATGATAAAAGCTACTTCTTCAATTTTTTCTCCCGCTACTTTAGCAATATCCTCTACCAATCTTTGTACAATCGGTTTTCCTGCGATAGGAATAAGAGGTTTTGGAACTGTTAATGTATGTGGACGCAATCTGGAACCACGCCCAGCCATTGGAACAATAATTTTCATATATGAATGTTTGTTTTATTTATTTTTTATGCTCTTCTGAGTATCTTATTAATCATTGTTCTTTCATTATAAACAAGGAATGCTATGAATAAAAGAAATAAGCCGTTTCCTATTAAATAATTGTCTCTAAAATAATAAAAAGATATCATAGAGATCGCAATTGATAAGATCAGGTAAATAGAGATTTTCTTTATGTTATAATGTATAGGATATTGTATTTTTCCCCAAATGTAAGAAATTATCATCATGCTGGAATAGGTAATTAATGCGGCGAACGCACTTGCCCAATATCCGTACTTTGGAATAAATGTAAAATTGATGAAAATCGTAATGGCAGCCCCAATTAATGAGATGTATAAGCCTATTCTCGTCTGATCAGACAATTTATACCAGATAGAAAGATTAAGGTAGATTCCCAGAAATAAAGCACCCAGCATTACAAAAGGAATGATTTCTATCCCTTCATAATAAAGAGGATTTTTCAGATATTTTTCTGAAATCCATTGTAGGTTAACCATCAATCCAATGTAAATTAAGCAGTTGCAGATCACAAAAATATCCATTAAAACGGCATACGTTTTATGATTGTTTTTGTCTTTAAAGCTCGAGAAAAAGTAGGGCTCAATTCCCAGCTGGTATGCTTGTCTGAATACGGTAATGAAAGTTGCAATCTTATAAACCGCACCATACACTCCGATTTGGTGTTTGGCTTCTTCTTTCGGAAGCAGATATTTTAAAAACTGTCTGTCCAGTGTCTGATTGATAATTCCGGCAAGACCTGCAATCATTACCGGCCAGGAATAATTCATGATTCTTTTCCATAGCTTAAAATCAAACTTACGGAAACTGAAATTCATAAATTCTTTCCCGACTATCGCTAATGTAATAATACTTTGTACCAAATTGGCAATAAAAACATAGCCGACCCCAATTTCCGGGTCATATTTCAAGCCGAAGATTCCGTCCGGATATTTTGGAAGCCATTTGATGAAAAATACTACCAAAAAATAATAAGCCAACGATCCGATTACTTTTGATAGCATATACTGAACAGGTTTCCCCTCCAGTCGTAAAACCGCAGAAGGAATAGTCGAAAAAGCATCAAAAGATAAAATAAAAAGGAAAATCACCAGATAATTAACCTGATCCGGAGTTTCAAAAGCATTGGCAAGATCCTGTCGGAAAACATATCCTAGAAGAAGATAAATAAAACCTGTCCCTAAAATACTTAAAGCACATGTTGAAATCAATGTTTTCTTGTCGATATCTCCTTCCTGCGCAAAACGGAAAAAAGAAGTTTCCATTCCGTGAGTCAGGAAAACGGTAATCACTCCGGCAATTGAATACCAGTCCACAAAAGGTGAAGAGGCAGAAGGCCCGAAAGCTTTGGTTACGATTGGGGCAATAAGAAATGGAAAGATTCTTACCAATACAGAACTTAGTCCATATACAGCGGTTTGTCCGAATAGTTTCTTATACAAGTTTAGGTTTTTAAAATGCAAATGTAAATATTAGAATTCATAAATTTCTGATTGATGATTAAAAATCACTTTGGAATATATTAAATTTGTGCAATCTAATAAATCTTATAAAAGTCTCTAATGAAAATTCTTATAAAAAATGCTCAAATCGTCAACGAAGGAAAAATTGTTACAAGTGATATTCTCATTGAAAACGCTTTGATTTCTAAAATAGATCCTTCTATTTCTGAAGAAGCAGACCAGATTATCGATGCATCGGGAAAATATCTTTTACCGGGAGTTATTGATGATCAGGTTCACTTTCGTGAGCCGGGTTTAACGCATAAAGGAGATATTGAAAGCGAATCCAGAGCTGCCATTGCAGGAGGAACAACCAGTTTTATAGAACAGCCGAATACTGTACCGAATGCAGTAACCCAGGAATTGCTGGCTGATAAATATGCAATCGCTTCCCAAAAATCTTTTGCCAATTACGGTTTTATGATGGGAGGTACGAATGATAACCTGGATGAGGTTTTAAAAACAAACCCTAGAAATGTTCCCGGAATTAAGTTATTTCTAGGTTCTTCTACCGGAAATATGCTGGTTGATAATCCGGAAACTCTGGAAAATATTTTCAGCAATACCAAAATGCTGATTGCCGTTCATTGCGAAGATGAAGCCACCATCAGAGCCAATACTCAAAAATATCTGGATGAATATGGCGAAGATATTCCTGTGAAATTTCATCATCTGATCAGAAGTGAGGAAGCTTGCTATAAATCTTCTTCAAAAGCAATTGAACTGGCAAAGAAAACAGGAGCCAGACTTCACGTTTTCCATTTGTCAACAGCTATTGAAACGGATCTTTTCAGCAATGATATTCCTTTAAAAGATAAAAAAATAACAGCTGAAGTTTGTGTTCATCACCTTACTTTTACGAATGAAGATTACGAAACCAGAGGAGGATTAATCAAATGGAATCCTGCCGTAAAAACTCAGAAAGATAAAGACGGACTTTGGGAAGCACTGCTTGACAACAGAATTGATGTAATCGCAACGGATCACGCTCCTCATACCTGGGAAGAAAAGCAGAATGTGTATACAAAATGTCCTTCCGGAGCACCATTGGTACAACATTCTTTGGTTGTGATGCTTGAAAATTATAAAGAAGGAAAAATTTCTTTGGAAAGAATCGTAGAAAAAATGGCTCATAATCCTGCGATTTTATTCAGGATTGAGAAGAGAGGTTTCATCAGAGAAGGATATAAAGCAGATTTGGTATTGGTAGATTTAAATGAAGACTGGACGGTAGAAAAGGGCAATATCCTTTACAAATGTGGTTGGAGTCCGTTGGAAGGGATGAATTTCCATTCTAAAGTTACCCATACTTTCGTCAATGGAAACCTGGTTTACGAAAACGGGAAAATTAATGAAGAAAAATTTGGCGAGCGTTTGCTTTTTGAAGTAGAATAATAAATAAAAAGGCTTTTCAAATTTTGAAAAGCCTTTTTTCCCTCTAACAATTCATAGGTTTAAGCAATTACGATACTTTCAATTCCTTTTGCCAAAGCCGTTTCCTGAAGATGAGGAAGCCCTAAGCCTTCTGCACGGAAAACACTCAAATCGGTAATTCCGATGAATCCCAACACACTTTTCAGATAAGGAACTACAAAATCATACGACTGATAATCTCCTTCAGAAAAAACGGAACCACTGGCAACGGCGATGTATGCCTTTTTGTTTTTTACCAATCCTTCAAAACCATTTTCAGAATATTGGAAAGTCATTCCGCCACGGGCAATATGGTCGATATAGGCTTTCAAAGCAGACGGGATTCCGAAGTTGTAAATCGGAACAGAAATGACAATAATATCTGATGCCAGTAATTGTGCAATCGCATCATCAGAGCGTTTCACCGCTTCATTTTGTTCCGGAGTCCTGTTTTCTGCAGGAATAAACCAGGCATCAACCTGCTCTTCTCCCAAATGAGGAAACGGAGTCTTCAATAAATCCAATGTTGTGATTGCGTGTTCAGGATAAGCTTTCTGTAATTTTTCCTCGAGAGCATTTCCCAATGTTCTGCTTGCGGAGCTGCTCGTTCTTGAGCTTGAAATAATGTGAAGTATGTTTTTCATTTTTTTTGATGATTAAAATTTCTTTAGCAAAATTATGTACATTTGCTTTTGAAAAGTTAGTAGTGAATAAAAGGTTAGTAGTAACCTTTTGGTTAGTAATTAAAAATAAATAGTATGGAAAGTCCAATCAATACTTTTGTTGAAACTCAGGAAGCTCCTTGTAGAGCAAATTGTAGCGAAAATCTTTCGGCTGTAGAAGATGCAATTTATGTAATCGGAGGGAAATGGAAGCTGAAAATCATTATTGTTTTACAGGAACTGGGAAATGTTCGTTTTAATGAATTACAGAGAATGATATCCGGGATTTCAGCAAAGGTTTTATCAAACGAATTAAAAGATCTGGAACTTAATGGCTTTGTAAAACGAGTCGTACATGCGGAACAGACTCCTGTTGTGGTAGAGTATATTTCGACGGATTATAGCCGGACTTTAAAAACGGTGATCATGTCACTTTCTGAATGGGGAAGAAAGCATAAAAATAATATCAGAGAAGATGTATTTTAAATTTTATGAATCTAAAAAGAAATAAAAAAGACTACAATTTGTAGTCTTTTTTTGTTTTATTCGTGTAAACAAATTACTTTTTATGGGAATCATCAATATATAGAATGGTGTCTATTTATTCGGTTTAGGACTCATATAAAAGCTCAATTTTCCACCATTCATTATTGCTGAATGTTTCAGCGTAAAGTTTTTAATTTCCTTCCCATTCAAAAGGATTTTTTGAACATATACATTTTTCGGACTCTGATTGATGGCTTCTATTTCAAAAGTTTTTCCGTTTTCTAAATGTAAGACTGCATGATCAATTGCCGGACTTCCGATGGCATAATCTTCCGAACCCGGAGCAACAGGATAAAAACCAAGTGAGCTCAAAATATACCAAGCACTCATTTGTCCTGCATCATCATTACCTCCCAATCCATCAGGAGTTGCTTTATATTGCATTTCTAAAATTCTTCGGATCTGTGCCTGAGTTTTCCACGGTTGTCCCGCCCAATTGTAAAGATATGCTACGTGGTGAGCCGGTTCATTTCCGTGAACATAGCCGCCGATGATTCCCTCTCTTGTAATATCTTCCGTATCTGCAAAAAACTCGTCGGGAAGATGCATGCTGAACAATTCATCCAGTTTTGAAGCAAATTTTTTCTTTCCGCCCATCAACTGAATTAATTCATCCGGGGTTTGAGGAACGAAGAAGGTGTAATTCCACGAGTTTCCTTCTATAAAACCTTGTCCGTGCGTACTTAAAGCATTAAAATCTTTCTTAAAACTTCCATCTGACAAACGAGGACGCATAAATCCTGTTGTTTTATCAAAATTGTTTTTCCAGTTTTCAGAACGTTTAATGAATTGATTATATATTTCAGTTTCACCCAGATGTTTTGCTAATTGAGCAATTGCCCAATCGTCATAAGCATATTCTAAGGTATTGGAAACTGAAGTTCCGTTTTTCTCTGCAGGAATATATCCCAAATCAAAATATTGCCCGATTCCTTCGTAATCTCTTTTATTGGCAGTTGCAATGCAGGCTTTCAATGCTTCTTTTGCATCACCGTCATAATTTCCTTTAATAATGGCATCTGCAACCACGCTTACACTGTGATAACCGCTCATACACCAGTTGTCATTGGCATAATGCGACCAGATCGGCAACATTTTCATAGAAAACTGATCATAATGAGCCATCATCGATTTCACCATATCTCCGTTCCTTTTAGGCTGAATAATATTAAAGAAAGGATGAAGCGCACGATACGTATCCCAAAGTGAGAAAGTGGTATAATTGGTGAAACCGTCTGCTTTGTGAATATTTTGATCCAGACCTTTATATTCTCCGTTTACATCATTATAGGTTGTCGGATTGATAAACGTATGATACATAGCTGTATAGAAATTTGTTTTTTCTGTTTCAGAACCTTTAATGACGATTTTGTTTAATTCTTTATTCCAGTTTTGCTGTGTTTGTGCTTTTACCTGGTCAAAAGATAAATTTGCGGTTTCTTTGTCTAGGTTTTCGAGCGCATTGGTTTGGCTTACAGGTGAAATAGCCAGCTTAACTTCAATGGCTTCATTCTCATTCGTATCAAAGTCAAAATACATTTTCAGATTTTTGCCTGCGATCTCAGGAAAGTTTTTTGTCTGGTCAAATTTTCTCCAAAATCCTTTGTAAACCTGTTTCTCATCGTAGTTTTTCTGACCGTAAGATTTAAACGGCTTTGAGAATTTCATGGCAAAATAAACCGTTCTTGTTCTTGCCCAGCCGTTGGTTTGTCGATAGCCGGTAATGGTATTTCCGTTTTCTACACGAATATAAGTCCAGACGTTTTTCCCGTCGTAATTATAAATTCCGGCCATTAAATCTAAAATGATGTGAGCCTGGTCAGACTTGGGAAAAGTGTAGCGATGAACTCCAACTCTTGTCGTAGCCGTTAGTTCAGCCAAAATATTAGAATCATCCAGTTTTACTTTGTAATATCCCGCTTCTGCGGTTTCGTTCTGATGTGAAAATCTGCTTCTGTAACCGTTTTCAGGGTTCGTTGCCGTTCCCGGATTCAATTGTAATTTTCCAACGGTTGGCATGACCAAAAAATCTCCGAGATCAGAGTGTCCGGTTCCGCTGAAGTGTGTGAAACTAAATCCTACGATGGTTTTATCTTCATAGCGATACCCTGCACAATATTTATAGACTTCACCGTTATATTTTCCGTTCAGCTCGTAAGAGATGGTATCTGTTTCCGGGCTCAGCTGAACAGCTCCAAACGGTGCCGTTGCGCCGGGATAGGTATGCCCCATTTTTTCAGTCCCGATCAATGGATTTACATATTGGTAGAGTTTTTCAAATGTTTGAGCTTTACCATATAAACTAAAAAACAAGAGAAATAGAAAAATAGGAGTTCCTGATTTTTTCATGTATGAATATTTTTCGAAGAGTAAATGTAGAGAAAATCAAAAATAAATTTTTATCCTTTTTATGTTATTTGAACTTAATTATTAAAAATTTTAATAAAGAGGATATTGTGATTTTTCAAAAAATAGAATGATTATTTTTCCGAGAAACGGAAGCCGATTCCATGTAAGTTTTCGATGATAATATGTTGATCGTCTGCAAATACCTTCCGTAATCTTGAGATAAAAACATCCAGGCTTCGTCCCATAAAATAGTCGTCATCTCCCCAAACGGCCTTTAAAATATCCTGTCTTTTCAATACCGTATTTTTGTTACGGATGAAATATAAAAGCAGTTCAGATTCTCTTTGAGTAAGTGATATTGTGCTTTTCTGATCCTGTAAAGTATAATTTTTAGGGTCGAAATTGAATTTTCCGACTTTGTATTTTTGCGGAGAAGGTTCTGTTTTTTTGGAACGTTTAAGGAAAACTTCAATTTTTAAAATAAGCTCTTCAATACTGAAAGGTTTTACGAGGTAATCATCTGCGCCAATTTTCAATCCTTTAATTCGGTCTTCCTTTAAAGCTTTTGCAGAAATAAAAATGATCGGAATTTCCGAGTTTTTTTCACGAATCTGTTGGGCAACTTCGAAGCCGTTCATTTCGGGCATCATGATATCTAAAAGGCAAATGTCAAAACTTTCGTTACTGAATGCTTCAAACGCAGATTTTCCGTCGGCATAGCAGGAAATATCGTAATAGCTTTCCAGGCTGTCCTGAATCAGAAAAGCTATTGTTTTGTCGTCTTCGGCATATAAAATTTTAGATTTTTCCATGAATTGCTCATTAATTGTTTAAAACGGTAAAAACAGGGTGGTGGTAATTCCCTGATCCGGATTGTTTTCAACTGAAATTTTCCAGTTGTGTTGCTGGACAATCTTTTTTACATAAAATAATCCTAGCCCAAAACCGGTCACTTCATCACTTTTCTTTGTGTTTACCCGATAAAATTTATCAAAAATATGAGGAATGTTTTTAGCCGGAATTCCCATTCCGTTATCTTTAAACTTTAAATATAAGCCTTTTGAATCTTTATTTGAGGAAATTGTAATGACCGGTTTTGTCTCACAATATTTAATAGAGTTGTCTAAAATATTGTAAATGATATTGGTAAAGTGAAATTCGTCTGCAATGATGGAAATATTGTTGTCAATATCTATTTCAACGGATAGATTTTCATTCTTTTGTTTTATAGTATCAACAATTTCCTGAATAAACGGGAGCAAAATTATTCTTTGAGGTTTTAAAGATAAACCGGAAGCATCATTTTTAGCAATATTCAGTATTTTTTCGATGTGATTGTTAAGTTTATGACATTGATCGGTGATGATGGAAGTATATGTTTGCAGCTTAGGATTTTCTTTCACCAGATCCTGTTTTCTTAAGGCTTCTGAAGCTAGAAGTATTGAAGAAAGAGGAGTCTTAAATTCATGGGTCATATTATTGATGAAATCCCTTTGCAGTTCGGAGAATTTTTTTTGCTGAATAATGGTATAAATGGAGTACACATACACCAAAAGAATAATAATTAAGGCAAATGTAAGCAAATACCAAAAGCGCAATGAACTGATCAGATAGGTTGTTTTATCCGGAAAACGGATAGAAAAATAATACACCAGATTCTTATGTTTTGGAAATTGTATTTTAGTATTGGGACTTTCCTGATTTTTGGATATATATTTTCCATAGATCATTTTATCGCTATGGCAATTGTATAAAGCGTAAACGTAATTGGTATTGATCTGAAAACGGGTGAATTCTGTTTTTAAATAGTGCTCTAAAACGGCAGGATGAAACTCATTATTAATATTAACCACATAATAATCATTCGAAATATTCTGCACCGGGTTTTCCGTGAAAGAGGTTTTTCCTCCGGACAGCTTTTCCACAACTTCGAGTAATGCAACATTTACTTTTTGGTTAAATTTTTGATTTTCGAGATTATAAGCTTGCCGGGTCCATAGAAGCTGTGCTATCAAAATTCCGATAATAGCAACAAACCCCAGGCTGATAATAATATTAAGTCTTTTTATTTCCATTTTACAGAAACAATATTATCCAAAAATATCTATTAATTTTTTATCATTAACAACTTATTAACAAATGTTTGATAGCGGTTAACAAGTCGTATTCAAATTCAGCTTACATTTGCTGTAACAAAAAATAAAAATCGGTTATTAACTATTAAAATTTATACTCATGAAAAATTTAAAAATTACAGCAATTTTAGCAGTTTTGGCATTTTCTCCATTTTATGCAAATGTACTTCCTACAGATAATTCTCCTGTCGTAAAAGTGCTTGCAGACGCAATTAAGTGGAAATCAGAATCAATCGAATTGGGAAATATTCCCCAAGGGAAACCAAAAGTAATCAGATTTGAATTTACCAATACATCAAAGAAACCTGTCATTATCGAAAATGTAGCGCCTTCATGTGGCTGTACAACAGCAGATTATACAAAAACTCCGATCCTTCCGGGGAAAAAAGGATTTGTAGAAGCTAGCTACAACGCCGCAACTGCAGGTCCGTTCATGAAAACGGTGAATGTTACCACCAGCGACAGTAAAACCCCAAAAACACTTTCATTCAAAGGAACGGTTGTTGCTTCATAATTAATTTAATCTTGTTCAATATAAAGCAGCCTGATGAATGATTTGTCAGGCTGTTTTTTATATAACTTAAAATAATTATTTGTAGCATTATTTCTTAGTGTATTTTAAAGGATTACGTTTCAATATTTACTATTTTTAAGAAAAAATAAAACGTATGAATCTTTATACACAACCCATGTTGCGCGAAGACGCACTAAAAGATAAAGTAGCAATTGTTACAGGGGGAGGAAGCGGTCTTGGAAAAGCAATGACGAAATATTTCCTTCAGTTAGGAGCAAAAGTGGTGATCACTTCCAGAAATTTGGAAAAATTACAAGGAACCGCAAAAGAATTAGAAGAGGAAACGGGAGGCAGAGTTCTTTGTGTTGCCTGTGATGTGAGAAACTGGGATGAGGTAGAAGCAATGAAAGAAGCGACTTTAAAAGAATTCGGAAAGATTGATATTTTATTAAATAATGCGGCCGGAAATTTCATTTCGCCAACTGAAAGATTGACGCATTCAGCGTTCGATTCTATTTTAGATATTGTACTGAAAGGAACAAAAAACTGTACGTTATCCATCGGAAAACATTGGATTGATTCTAAAACTCCGGGAACGGTTTTAAATATTGTCACTACTTATTCATGGACGGGTTCTGCATACGTTGTGCCATCGGCTTGTGCAAAAGCTGGAGTTTTAGCCATGACAAGATCTTTGGCAGTTGAATGGGCGAAGTATGGAATCCGTTTCAATGCGATTGCACCGGGACCTTTCCCTACCAAAGGAGCTTGGGACAGGCTGCTTCCGGGAGATTTGCAGGAAAAGTTTGATATGAGGAAAAAAGTTCCTCTAAGAAGAGTGGGAGAACATCAGGAGTTGGCTAATCTTGCTGCATATCTGGTTTCTGATTATTCAGCGTATATGAATGGGGAAGTGGTCACCATTGACGGAGGCGAATGGCTGCAGGGAGCAGGTGAATTTAATATGCTGGAAGATATTCCGCAGGAAATGTGGGATGCATTGGAAGCAATGATTAAAGCTAAAAAATCAAATTGATTAAAAAATGAATTAATTTCCTGGATTTGTAACGATTCCGGGATTTTTTTTACCTATTACATAAATGAATTAAAATGAATTAAAATGAATTAAAAAGAATTTCAATGAATTTTAAATTTCCAACCCTTATTTCAGCTGTTGCGGTGGTTCTCTTGGCTCAACCGATACATGCTCAGGAATCTCCGAAATATGATTATGTAGAAACCTTTAAACCGTTTTTTTATCCGCAAACCGGTACTTCAACCAGATCTGCAAGCGGACAACCGGGACATGCCTACTGGCAGAATTCGGCGGATTATCATTTGAATGTAAGCCTTAATGAAGCTAAAAATGAAATTACAGGAACTGCAGAGATTACCTATACTAATAATAGTCCGGACAAAATGGGTTTTCTATGGCTGCAGCTGGATCAGAATTTATTTGAAAAAAACTCAAGAGGAAATGCTGTAGTTCCGATGTCGGGAAGCCGAAACGGAGCCCATGGTGAAGAGTTTGAAGGAGGGTATAAAATAAAATCTGTAAAATATAACGGCAAAGAGATAAAATATACCATTACAGATACGAGAATGCAGATCGATCTCCCGGAAGAGCTTAAATCTAAAGGCGGAGTTGCGAAAATTAAAGTGGAATATTCTTTCCTTTCTCCAAAATACGGTTCAGACAGAATGGGAATTCAGGATACCAAGAACGGGAAAATCTTTACCATGGCTCAGTGGTATCCGAGAATGTGCGTATATGATGATGTTCAGGGATGGAATACCATGCCTTATTTGGGAGCTTCCGAATTTTATCTGGAATACGGAGATATTACGGCTAACATTACGGTGCCTGCGAATCAATATGTAGTGGCTTCAGGAGAGCTTCTGAATGCAAAGGAAGTCTACACAAAGGAAGAAAACAAACGATGGGAGGAAGCAAAAAACAGTGATAAGACAGTGATTATCCGTTCAGAATCTGAATTGGGAAAAAATACATCAACCGGAACAAAAACTTGGAAGTTTAAAATCAATCAGGCAAGAGATTTTGCCTGGGCGTCTTCGTCCGCTTTCATTTTGGATGCGGCAAAAATTAATCTTCCTAGCGGTAAAAAATCGATAGCAATCTCAGCTTATCCGGTAGAAAGCGCAGGAGACAAAGCGTGGGGAAGATCAACCGAATATACGAAAGCTGCAATTGAGCATTATTCAGCAAAATGGTACGAATATACTTATCCGGCTGCGACCAATGTTGCGGGGAATGAAGGCGGAATGGAATATCCCGGAATTGTTTTCTGTCACATGAATTCCAAGGGAGAAAGTCTTTGGGGGGTTACGGATCATGAATTTGGTCACAACTGGTTCCCGATGATTGTAGGCTCTAATGAAAGGCTGTTTGCATGGATGGATGAAGGTTTTAATACTTTTATTAACGA from Chryseobacterium camelliae includes these protein-coding regions:
- a CDS encoding GH92 family glycosyl hydrolase, with product MKKSGTPIFLFLLFFSLYGKAQTFEKLYQYVNPLIGTEKMGHTYPGATAPFGAVQLSPETDTISYELNGKYNGEVYKYCAGYRYEDKTIVGFSFTHFSGTGHSDLGDFLVMPTVGKLQLNPGTATNPENGYRSRFSHQNETAEAGYYKVKLDDSNILAELTATTRVGVHRYTFPKSDQAHIILDLMAGIYNYDGKNVWTYIRVENGNTITGYRQTNGWARTRTVYFAMKFSKPFKSYGQKNYDEKQVYKGFWRKFDQTKNFPEIAGKNLKMYFDFDTNENEAIEVKLAISPVSQTNALENLDKETANLSFDQVKAQTQQNWNKELNKIVIKGSETEKTNFYTAMYHTFINPTTYNDVNGEYKGLDQNIHKADGFTNYTTFSLWDTYRALHPFFNIIQPKRNGDMVKSMMAHYDQFSMKMLPIWSHYANDNWCMSGYHSVSVVADAIIKGNYDGDAKEALKACIATANKRDYEGIGQYFDLGYIPAEKNGTSVSNTLEYAYDDWAIAQLAKHLGETEIYNQFIKRSENWKNNFDKTTGFMRPRLSDGSFKKDFNALSTHGQGFIEGNSWNYTFFVPQTPDELIQLMGGKKKFASKLDELFSMHLPDEFFADTEDITREGIIGGYVHGNEPAHHVAYLYNWAGQPWKTQAQIRRILEMQYKATPDGLGGNDDAGQMSAWYILSSLGFYPVAPGSEDYAIGSPAIDHAVLHLENGKTFEIEAINQSPKNVYVQKILLNGKEIKNFTLKHSAIMNGGKLSFYMSPKPNK
- a CDS encoding response regulator transcription factor, which translates into the protein MEKSKILYAEDDKTIAFLIQDSLESYYDISCYADGKSAFEAFSNESFDICLLDIMMPEMNGFEVAQQIREKNSEIPIIFISAKALKEDRIKGLKIGADDYLVKPFSIEELILKIEVFLKRSKKTEPSPQKYKVGKFNFDPKNYTLQDQKSTISLTQRESELLLYFIRNKNTVLKRQDILKAVWGDDDYFMGRSLDVFISRLRKVFADDQHIIIENLHGIGFRFSEK
- a CDS encoding sensor histidine kinase codes for the protein MEIKRLNIIISLGFVAIIGILIAQLLWTRQAYNLENQKFNQKVNVALLEVVEKLSGGKTSFTENPVQNISNDYYVVNINNEFHPAVLEHYLKTEFTRFQINTNYVYALYNCHSDKMIYGKYISKNQESPNTKIQFPKHKNLVYYFSIRFPDKTTYLISSLRFWYLLTFALIIILLVYVYSIYTIIQQKKFSELQRDFINNMTHEFKTPLSSILLASEALRKQDLVKENPKLQTYTSIITDQCHKLNNHIEKILNIAKNDASGLSLKPQRIILLPFIQEIVDTIKQKNENLSVEIDIDNNISIIADEFHFTNIIYNILDNSIKYCETKPVITISSNKDSKGLYLKFKDNGMGIPAKNIPHIFDKFYRVNTKKSDEVTGFGLGLFYVKKIVQQHNWKISVENNPDQGITTTLFLPF
- a CDS encoding DUF1573 domain-containing protein, whose translation is MKNLKITAILAVLAFSPFYANVLPTDNSPVVKVLADAIKWKSESIELGNIPQGKPKVIRFEFTNTSKKPVIIENVAPSCGCTTADYTKTPILPGKKGFVEASYNAATAGPFMKTVNVTTSDSKTPKTLSFKGTVVAS
- a CDS encoding SDR family oxidoreductase, yielding MNLYTQPMLREDALKDKVAIVTGGGSGLGKAMTKYFLQLGAKVVITSRNLEKLQGTAKELEEETGGRVLCVACDVRNWDEVEAMKEATLKEFGKIDILLNNAAGNFISPTERLTHSAFDSILDIVLKGTKNCTLSIGKHWIDSKTPGTVLNIVTTYSWTGSAYVVPSACAKAGVLAMTRSLAVEWAKYGIRFNAIAPGPFPTKGAWDRLLPGDLQEKFDMRKKVPLRRVGEHQELANLAAYLVSDYSAYMNGEVVTIDGGEWLQGAGEFNMLEDIPQEMWDALEAMIKAKKSN
- a CDS encoding M1 family metallopeptidase produces the protein MNFKFPTLISAVAVVLLAQPIHAQESPKYDYVETFKPFFYPQTGTSTRSASGQPGHAYWQNSADYHLNVSLNEAKNEITGTAEITYTNNSPDKMGFLWLQLDQNLFEKNSRGNAVVPMSGSRNGAHGEEFEGGYKIKSVKYNGKEIKYTITDTRMQIDLPEELKSKGGVAKIKVEYSFLSPKYGSDRMGIQDTKNGKIFTMAQWYPRMCVYDDVQGWNTMPYLGASEFYLEYGDITANITVPANQYVVASGELLNAKEVYTKEENKRWEEAKNSDKTVIIRSESELGKNTSTGTKTWKFKINQARDFAWASSSAFILDAAKINLPSGKKSIAISAYPVESAGDKAWGRSTEYTKAAIEHYSAKWYEYTYPAATNVAGNEGGMEYPGIVFCHMNSKGESLWGVTDHEFGHNWFPMIVGSNERLFAWMDEGFNTFINELSTEAFNKGEYYEKKNIAQMGGFLMNDNFEPIMVGPDNMKENNIGVLAYYKPGLGLGILRDAILGPEKFDKAFKTYIDRWAFKHPTPWDFFHTMENVSGEELNWFWRGWFINKWKIDQSVKNVKYVNGDFKNGAQITVENLGQLPMPTTVQVKFKDGTEQIVKLPIEVWKRNKEWTFKINSTKEISLVKLDPDSQIPDVNSKNNSWNSSEAAPAEKINIKDFTGTFGSKDIPLKLAFTEKNNQLFGQAAGQPEFALEYAGNNTFTFEDAEISMTYSQDKKTITFKQGSREFKFTKEK